From a single Bemisia tabaci chromosome 10, PGI_BMITA_v3 genomic region:
- the fmt gene encoding uncharacterized protein fmt, which translates to MAYWKVNISSQADTILSKENLTLAEVLDIENVIQDAKNGNKKLLDFLYQPIILEELIDLITTEPSDELPDNEKYRHPFIACELLTTDAIVISRHIAENEHLLDNLLAFVDQKPPLNPLLASFFSRTIVSFFTRSVHQDYYMYQYVCLRVLECMKGKEGFVKQLVAHIGTSAIMELILKMVKEADNSDMQLSISSWLYSEGLITQLIETLHPDQDPVCQYNAAQLLCDMIHDFIVDVNKPNVIVDILESTNAVKLLLEIVLSHELKETSIVAGISVLLMLLPSMSSLTNSDTMDYKVSDSDPLSVMKYGDDASEKAVETQEQNKENENGNGSDASQPWYQIESIVMREIIPYLGTLHRLLQEPLSKPGFVSKTLNSPPLGNTRLRITSLLATLIVLNHQEFINELIAHNIFQTLLDLFCSYPWNNFYHTQFENCLMYALKPVNSRKSEDNSLIKYLFIDCEVIQFVLKLWDNNKASMSSENGRRQGYMGHLIEIATVINSTLKENPFLESLLNEIDPDLLIQWNHLVQDELNPTLELQKQCLSGVHPRDAQPDEEVTTSVSGKKFSGFRTESYWESNVNLEDNLNNDTDEGMFEEMCAQKLDTSWNDDVISYDDNDDDGEADADNSDDEDMEEGGVEENFGLSGDKKRKRKEKDKKGYLSFQEDKGSESKIFVNQNAPFLGGTDTEKMNFDLSFVSAYPWKQDFDDNANSGWADFESNFGSPGADGNTNTETMNGPKNDPFAVSQTLSNLSSEQPDSFFNDNDFGNFESATFDMDKDPFSFSVKVSEKKTFNTSSTPDRPFGMFSKTSEVSESDVDKIFDFMTSARSSVPDDPSECSSVYPFKEPKSTADKVNDPSEDEAFQASESNMKQILDSSGIDLDQNENTPGLEAESAETSESNLDKTVDTSKDKDQNLIMSSSKNAGEDSATVETVSSENPEATRSDVEDVPKTPEADKTSELPNSFLGKALKTPELMMKKFFGTPECLTHKFFRTPEPSNKAPGTLDASEVPVSSVETPESSPDKKCESSDSNCGEASKSSESHSRFLEALDAMRTLRLSMGSDVVTSNAESDLNATSRAEVAERNLVINEGGEGGCVDRLADAEEHPDPKAVAFKPVSEQNLGIVGNEKSVIMNSEVNPECNLDPGDKVPLATEEMASSPKPV; encoded by the exons TTTATACCAGCCGATCATCCTAGAGGAACTCATAGATTTAATCACAACTGAGCCCAGCGATGAATTGCCAGATAATGAGAAGTACCGGCATCCATTCATTGCATGCGAACTCCTTACCACAGACGCCATCGTCATCAGCCGTCACATAGCAGAGAATGAACATCTGCTCGACAATCTCCTGGCGTTTGTCGACCAGAAACCGcccctcaaccccctccttGCGTCTTTCTTCAGCCGCACCATCGTTTCATTTTTCACACGTTCTGTCCATCAG GACTATTATATGTACCAGTATGTTTGTCTCCGAGTTCTGGAATGCATGAAAGGAAAGGAGGGCTTTGTGAAACAACTGGTCGCGCACATTGGAACATCAGCTATTATGGAACTCATCTTGAAGATGGTGAAAGAAGCTGATAATTCCGATATGCAGCTTAGTATCTCCTCT tGGCTGTATAGTGAAGGTCTCATTACGCAATTAATAGAAACACTTCATCCTGATCAGGACCCAGTATGTCAGTACAACGCTGCACAACTACTTTGTGATATGATACATGACTTCATTGTCGATGTTAACAAGCCCAATGTGATTGTCGATATTTTGGAATC aacCAATGCTgtgaaactacttttagaaaTAGTTCTAAGCCATGAACTCAAAGAAACTAGTATTGTTGCTGGAATTAGTGTTCTTCTCATGCTCTTACCTTCCAT GTCAAGTTTAACAAACTCTGACACAATGGACTACAAAGTATCAGACTCGGATCCGTTATCTGTGATGAAATATGGTGATGATGCGAGCGAAAAAGCCGTGGAAACCCAAGAACAGAATAAGGAAAACGAAAATGGGAACGGCTCAGATGCCTCTCAGCCCTGGTACCAGATAGAATCAATAGTTATGCGTGAGATCATCCCATATTTAGGAACTCTGCACAGGTTGCTCCAAGAACCGCTTTCG AAACCAGGCTTCGTCTCGAAGACTCTGAACAGCCCTCCTTTAGGGAACACAAGACTTAGAATTACTAGCTTATTAGCAACGTTAATTGTTTTAAATCATCAGGAATTTATCAATGAATTAATAGCACACAACATTTTCCAAACGCTTTTG GATTTATTCTGTAGTTATCCTTGGAACAATTTTTATCATACTCAGTTTGAGAATTGTCTCATGTATGCTTTAAAACCGGTGAACTCAAGGAAAAGTGAAGACAATTCACTCATTAAATAC CTTTTCATCGACTGTGAAGTTatacaatttgttttaaaattatggGATAATAATAAAGCTAGCATGTC GAGTGAAAATGGTAGAAGACAAGGGTACATGGGACATTTAATTGAAATAGCGACTGTGATAAACTCTACTTTAAAAGAGAACCCATTCTTAGAATCTTTGCTCAATGAAATCGACCCCGATTTACTTATCCAATGGAATCACCTCGTCCAAGACGAGTTGAATCCTACCCTAGAACTTCAAAAACAGTGCCTG AGTGGTGTACACCCTCGCGATGCCCAACCTGATGAGGAGGTAACTACGTCAGTTTCCGGAAAG aaattttcagGTTTCCGAACTGAGTCATATTGGGAGAGTAATGTCAATTTAGAAGACAATTTGAACAACGATACCGATGAAGGAATGTTCGA GGAGATGTGTGCACAAAAGTTAGATACAAGTTGGAACGATGATGTGATATCTTAcgatgataatgatgatgatgggGAAGCGGATGCAGACAACAGCGATGATGAAGACATGGAGGAAGGCGGTGTCGAAGAAAACTTCGGCCTCAGCGGGGACAAAAAGCGTAAGAGGAAGGAGAAAGACAAAAAAGGCTACCTCAGTTTTCAGGAGGACAAAGG GTCTGAGTCAAAGATCTTTGTCAACCAGAATGCACCCTTCCTAGGAG GTACagatacagaaaaaatgaactttgaTCTCTCGTTTGTATCAGCGTATCCGTGGAAGCAGGATTTCGATGATAATGCAAACAGTGGTTGGGCAGATTTTGAATCTAACTTCGGGTCGCCAGGTGCAGACGGCAATACCAACACAGAAACTATGAATG GACCAAAAAATGATCCTTTCGCTGTGAGTCAAACGCTTTCAAACCTCAGCTCTGAGCAGCCGGACAGTTTTTTCAACGATAATGATTTTGGAAACTTCGAGAGCGCCACGTTTGATATGGATAAAGATCCCTTCTCCTTCTCTGTTAAAGTTAGcgagaaaaaaacattcaatacCTCATCTACTCCAGACCGACCATTCGGAATGTTCAGTAAAACATCTGAAGTGTCCGAGTCGGATGTAGACAAGATTTTCGACTTCATGACGTCAGCTCGCAGCTCGGTCCCTGACGATCCATCAGAATGTTCCAGTGTCTACCCCTTTAAAGAGCCTAAATCTACAGCTGACAAGGTCAATGATCCATCGGAGGATGAAGCATTTCAAGCATCAGAATCCAATATGAAACAAATTTTGGATTCGTCAGGTATTGATCTAgatcaaaatgaaaatactcCGGGACTCGAAGCGGAATCTGCAGAAACTTCTGAGTCCAATTTAGACAAAACTGTAGACACCTCAAAAGACAAAGACCAAAATTTGATCatgtcaagttcaaaaaacgcAGGTGAAGATAGTGCAACAGTGGAAACAGTTTCATCTGAGAATCCAGAAGCAACTAGGTCTGATGTTGAAGACGTTCCCAAAACACCTGAGGCGGACAAAACTTCTGAATTGCCAAATTCATTTCTAGGCAAAGCTCTGAAAACGCCAGAGCTCATGATGAAAAAGTTTTTCGGAACTCCCGAGTGCCTGACTCACAAATTTTTCCGAACGCCTGAGCCTTCAAACAAAGCTCCCGGCACACTGGATGCATCCGAAGTCCCGGTATCAAGTGTAGAAACTCCAGAATCTAGTCCAGATAAAAAATGCGAATCCTCCGATTCCAACTGCGGCGAAGCATCCAAGTCCTCTGAGTCGCACTCTAGGTTTTTGGAAGCGCTAGATGCTATGCGCACCTTGAGGCTTTCGATGGGCAGTGATGTAGTTACGTCCAATGCAGAGTCTGATCTCAACGCAACGTCCAGGGCAGAAGTTGCCGAGAGAAATCTTGTGATAAATGAAGGGGGAGAAGGTGGCTGCGTTGATAGGTTAGCTGACGCTGAGGAACACCCCGACCCAAAAGCTGTGGCCTTTAAACCTGTTAGTGAACAAAATTTAGGAATTGTAGGGAATGAAAAGTCAGTGATAATGAATAG TGAAGTTAATCCTGAATGCAATCTGGATCCAGGAGACAAAGTACCTCTCGCAACTGAAGAAATGGCCTCATCGCCAAAGCCTGTTTGA